In the genome of Polaribacter atrinae, one region contains:
- a CDS encoding TonB-dependent receptor plug domain-containing protein produces the protein MKIKITGIITLLFAAFQAQAQSDLIKRDTLQEVVITSTRIDLPFKENSRTINVISSEVIKNSAATNVADLLQQVAGVDIRKRGTGGSQADLYIRGGGFDQTLLLVDGIKMDDSQTGHHTLNAALPVEVIERIEIIKGPAARVFGQNAFTGAINIVTKKKLENTASINVEAGSYGQLNGSVTVGKEFENSSIIAHVGALTSDGYRNNTDYNNYNYFLKGVFNKKKQPIEVLATFFDKKFGAENFYTTNPDWNEYEETQSSLISASTTFKTENFKITPRVYWKRGQDIFLLKRYDPSFFRNLHTTHKFGVEANASYTSNIGVTGFGVDVSKVSISSNNLGDRDRTMANLFLEHRFKLLDNKLDITPGVAVTYFSDFKFHAFPGLDVGYRLADNVKAYGNVGYTYRIPTYTDLFYNSPSTNGNSDLEPEEAFAQEIGLKYDAEKFSASVAVFNRDATDLIDFIRPDTATSIFTATNIAEVNTQGFEVNADYRFNIKEYKQTLSVGYTFLEDDILDQNKDLSRYSLNTLKHHFTTRFSSKLFKNVSQNIIYKHAERTVGTSYNVWDASVIIDLNKISFTVTANNIFDTDYIESGFVPMPGSNVLFGLRYGF, from the coding sequence ATGAAAATTAAAATTACAGGAATCATTACTTTGTTATTTGCTGCTTTTCAGGCGCAAGCGCAATCAGATCTTATAAAAAGAGATACGTTACAAGAAGTTGTTATTACTTCTACAAGAATAGATTTGCCTTTTAAAGAAAATTCTAGAACTATAAATGTTATTTCATCCGAAGTAATAAAAAATAGTGCTGCTACAAATGTTGCCGATTTATTACAACAAGTTGCCGGTGTAGATATTCGAAAAAGAGGAACTGGAGGTAGTCAAGCAGATTTATATATTAGAGGAGGAGGTTTCGATCAGACTTTATTATTGGTGGATGGTATTAAAATGGATGATTCTCAAACAGGACATCATACATTAAACGCTGCGCTACCGGTTGAGGTTATCGAGAGAATAGAAATTATTAAAGGTCCTGCAGCAAGAGTTTTTGGTCAGAATGCATTTACGGGTGCCATAAATATTGTGACTAAAAAGAAATTAGAAAATACGGCTTCTATAAATGTAGAGGCTGGTTCATATGGTCAATTAAATGGTTCTGTAACGGTTGGTAAAGAGTTTGAAAATTCATCTATAATTGCACATGTTGGTGCATTAACATCAGACGGATATAGAAATAATACAGATTATAATAATTACAATTATTTCTTAAAAGGTGTTTTTAATAAAAAGAAGCAACCGATAGAGGTTTTAGCTACTTTTTTCGATAAGAAATTCGGAGCAGAAAATTTTTATACTACAAATCCTGATTGGAATGAGTATGAAGAAACGCAGAGTAGTTTAATAAGTGCTTCTACGACCTTTAAGACAGAAAATTTTAAAATTACACCAAGGGTTTATTGGAAAAGAGGGCAAGATATATTTTTGTTAAAAAGATACGATCCTAGTTTTTTTAGAAATCTACACACAACTCATAAATTTGGAGTAGAAGCAAATGCTTCTTACACCTCTAATATAGGTGTTACGGGTTTTGGTGTAGATGTTTCTAAGGTTTCTATCAGTAGTAATAATTTAGGGGATAGAGATAGAACGATGGCGAATTTGTTTTTAGAGCATCGTTTTAAATTGTTAGATAACAAGTTAGATATTACTCCGGGAGTTGCAGTTACTTATTTTTCTGATTTTAAATTCCATGCTTTTCCAGGTTTGGATGTTGGTTATAGATTGGCAGACAATGTAAAGGCTTACGGAAATGTTGGCTATACATATAGAATACCTACTTATACAGATTTATTTTACAACTCACCAAGTACTAACGGAAATTCAGATTTGGAGCCAGAAGAAGCGTTTGCACAAGAAATTGGTTTAAAATATGATGCTGAAAAATTTAGCGCTTCTGTTGCTGTTTTTAATAGAGATGCAACTGATTTAATTGATTTTATTCGTCCGGATACTGCAACGTCTATTTTTACAGCAACTAATATAGCAGAAGTAAATACGCAAGGTTTTGAGGTAAATGCTGATTATCGTTTTAATATAAAAGAGTACAAACAAACCCTTTCTGTTGGTTATACTTTTTTAGAGGATGATATTTTAGATCAGAATAAAGATTTGTCTCGTTATTCTTTAAATACTTTAAAACACCATTTTACAACCCGATTTTCATCAAAATTATTTAAAAATGTAAGTCAGAATATTATTTACAAACATGCAGAACGTACTGTTGGTACAAGTTATAATGTTTGGGATGCTTCTGTAATTATAGATCTTAATAAAATTAGTTTTACAGTTACTGCAAATAATATTTTTGATACAGATTATATAGAATCTGGTTTTGTGCCAATGCCTGGTAGTAATGTTTTATTCGGATTGCGTTATGGTTTCTAA
- a CDS encoding DUF2007 domain-containing protein, whose product MNDNYTVLAVFEYSTEAHVTKSKLDSEGFDTMLMDEKTIDSDPLMSNAIGGVKLLVHKDDFEKAVTIYNEIRIYQKDKNGNAIFCPNCNTTQILIAPLTRKNIFYMLFPFFEKTRHICNNCKTVF is encoded by the coding sequence ATGAACGATAACTATACTGTTTTAGCTGTTTTCGAATATTCAACCGAGGCTCATGTTACAAAATCGAAGCTAGATTCTGAAGGTTTTGACACAATGCTCATGGATGAAAAAACTATCGATTCAGATCCTTTAATGAGCAATGCTATTGGTGGTGTAAAATTGTTGGTTCATAAAGATGATTTTGAAAAAGCGGTAACTATTTACAATGAGATTAGAATTTATCAAAAAGATAAAAACGGAAATGCTATTTTTTGTCCGAATTGTAATACTACTCAAATATTAATTGCCCCTCTTACAAGGAAAAATATATTCTACATGTTATTTCCTTTTTTCGAAAAAACAAGACACATTTGCAACAATTGTAAGACCGTATTTTAA
- a CDS encoding helix-turn-helix domain-containing protein yields MAIIVNLDVILAKRKMRSKELAETIGITTANLSVLKSGKAKAIRFSTLEAICKALDCQPADILEYQKD; encoded by the coding sequence ATGGCAATCATTGTAAATTTAGACGTAATACTAGCCAAACGTAAAATGCGAAGCAAAGAATTAGCGGAAACTATTGGTATTACAACAGCCAATTTATCTGTTTTAAAATCAGGAAAAGCAAAAGCAATTCGTTTTTCTACTTTAGAAGCAATTTGTAAAGCATTAGATTGCCAACCTGCAGATATTTTAGAGTATCAAAAAGATTAA
- a CDS encoding Y-family DNA polymerase has protein sequence MFALVDCNNFYASCERVFNPNLQGKPVAILSNNDGCVISMSDEAKKLQLPFGAPIFKWDAFCKANNITVLSSNYPLYGDMSARVMNILAGFSPDVEIYSIDESFLELKGFENYDLSEYATKMRSRILKWTGIPTCVGIAPTKALTKVANKIARSNIKQSKGICIIDSEEKRIKALKWTKIGNVWGIGSRLKKRLQDKGCITAYDFTQLSSDWVLKEFSIVEWRLQKDLQGISKIPLEDAVSSKKMIATTRSFEYTYSDIDNIKERISTFAASCAEKLRNQKSSCHMLIVQLSSDRHKKEMQQHRENITVVFSSPTDSTLTIANAAVEAVKTIFKTGVKYKRAGVIVTGLVPNDNFQLDLFSSENPKHKPLMSAIDKLNRKFKADKIKLGNQDLQRTWKMRQERLSPRFTTNINDIIIVKTT, from the coding sequence ATGTTTGCACTCGTAGATTGTAATAATTTTTATGCTTCTTGTGAGCGGGTTTTTAACCCCAACTTACAAGGAAAACCCGTTGCTATTTTAAGCAATAATGATGGTTGTGTTATTTCTATGAGCGATGAAGCGAAGAAGTTACAACTGCCTTTTGGTGCGCCTATTTTTAAATGGGATGCATTTTGTAAAGCAAATAATATTACTGTTTTATCATCTAACTACCCGTTATACGGAGACATGAGTGCGAGAGTGATGAATATTTTGGCAGGTTTCTCTCCAGATGTAGAAATCTATTCTATTGATGAATCTTTTTTAGAACTAAAAGGTTTTGAAAATTATGATCTATCTGAATATGCTACAAAAATGAGAAGTCGTATTTTAAAATGGACAGGTATACCAACTTGCGTTGGAATTGCGCCAACCAAAGCATTGACTAAAGTTGCCAATAAAATTGCGCGTTCTAACATCAAACAATCGAAAGGAATTTGTATTATAGATTCTGAAGAAAAAAGAATCAAAGCCTTAAAATGGACAAAAATTGGCAACGTTTGGGGAATCGGAAGTCGTTTAAAAAAACGCTTGCAAGATAAAGGTTGTATTACTGCGTATGATTTTACACAACTATCTAGTGATTGGGTTTTAAAAGAATTTTCTATTGTAGAATGGCGTTTGCAGAAAGATTTACAAGGCATTTCTAAAATTCCTTTAGAAGACGCTGTTTCTTCTAAAAAGATGATTGCAACTACTAGAAGTTTCGAATACACCTATTCGGATATTGATAATATTAAAGAGCGTATTTCTACCTTTGCAGCAAGTTGTGCCGAGAAATTAAGGAATCAGAAATCTAGTTGCCACATGCTAATTGTACAACTTTCTAGTGATCGGCATAAAAAAGAAATGCAGCAACATAGAGAAAACATTACGGTTGTTTTTTCTTCGCCAACAGATTCTACGTTAACCATTGCAAACGCAGCAGTAGAAGCTGTAAAAACTATTTTTAAAACTGGTGTTAAATATAAAAGAGCAGGTGTTATTGTTACGGGGTTAGTACCCAATGATAATTTTCAATTAGATTTATTTTCTAGTGAAAACCCTAAACACAAACCTTTAATGTCTGCTATTGATAAATTAAATCGTAAATTTAAAGCAGACAAAATTAAATTAGGAAATCAAGATTTACAACGCACCTGGAAAATGCGTCAAGAAAGATTATCGCCTAGATTTACCACAAATATTAATGATATTATAATTGTAAAAACCACCTAA
- a CDS encoding DUF2975 domain-containing protein, translated as MRKINILKAIVDLLWILSMPIVLVIIGFSIAVFFVDLGDLNIKINSIGLNTDTLFSKTLLVVSALNYLLIVAALYFFKKILNYFIRVKIFEEKVISSFKKMGNLLFISGIISLTISMISRFYFLQKVTLEFGLNQHLVIICLGLFFLVLSEIFKVAKNQKQENDLTI; from the coding sequence ATGAGAAAAATTAATATTTTAAAAGCAATTGTAGATTTACTTTGGATATTATCCATGCCAATAGTTTTGGTAATTATCGGATTTTCTATTGCTGTTTTCTTTGTAGACCTAGGTGATTTAAACATAAAAATAAACTCAATAGGTCTTAATACCGATACACTATTCTCAAAAACACTTCTTGTTGTTTCTGCACTAAATTATTTATTAATTGTTGCTGCTTTATATTTTTTTAAAAAAATATTAAACTACTTTATTAGAGTAAAAATATTTGAAGAAAAAGTTATTTCATCCTTTAAGAAAATGGGAAACCTATTATTTATTTCAGGAATTATTTCTCTTACGATTTCTATGATTAGTAGATTTTATTTTCTTCAGAAAGTAACTTTAGAATTCGGTTTGAATCAGCATTTAGTAATTATCTGTTTAGGCTTGTTCTTTTTAGTTTTAAGTGAAATTTTTAAAGTTGCAAAGAATCAAAAACAAGAAAACGATTTAACAATATAA
- the rseP gene encoding RIP metalloprotease RseP yields MEILIKASQFILSLSLLIVLHELGHFIPAKLFKTKVEKFYLFFDYKFSIFKKKIGDTVYGIGWIPLGGYVKISGMIDESMDTEQMALPAQPWEFRSKPAWQRLIIMLGGVFVNFVLGIFIYIMLMYAYGENFLPNENVKDGVWVQDSLAMNLGLETGDKVLTIDGEKIKKFNELTLGFVNGNNFQIERKGEIIDKVIPEDFISQLVDRGKDAGVILLPRYPFAITSISEDSPNKNADLKSKDIVVAINGNAIKYFDEAQVELNKFKNQDISVTIKRENETKDVAVKVTNEGKLGVGFGLLPSKDLERLGYYDLANIEYTFAEAIPAGWNKSVKTLTDYIKQLKKIFNPSTGAYKGLGGFISIGSIFPSEWSAESFWNITAFLSIMLGFMNLLPIPALDGGHVVFTLWEMITGKKPGDKFLEYAQVTGFILLIALLLFANGNDIFRLFN; encoded by the coding sequence ATGGAAATATTAATAAAAGCATCGCAATTTATTTTAAGTTTATCTTTATTGATTGTATTGCACGAGTTAGGGCACTTTATCCCTGCAAAATTGTTTAAAACCAAAGTAGAAAAATTCTACTTATTCTTTGATTATAAATTCTCTATTTTTAAGAAAAAAATTGGTGATACAGTATATGGTATTGGCTGGATTCCTCTAGGTGGATATGTAAAAATATCTGGTATGATCGATGAAAGCATGGATACTGAACAAATGGCTTTACCTGCACAACCTTGGGAATTCCGTTCTAAACCTGCATGGCAACGTCTAATTATAATGTTGGGTGGAGTTTTTGTAAATTTCGTTTTAGGTATTTTTATCTACATTATGTTAATGTATGCATATGGAGAAAACTTTTTACCAAACGAAAATGTAAAAGATGGTGTTTGGGTACAAGATTCTTTAGCAATGAACTTAGGTTTAGAAACTGGAGATAAAGTTTTAACGATTGATGGAGAAAAAATTAAAAAGTTTAACGAACTAACTTTAGGTTTTGTAAACGGTAATAATTTTCAGATTGAAAGAAAGGGGGAAATTATTGATAAAGTAATTCCGGAAGATTTTATCTCTCAATTAGTAGACAGAGGTAAAGATGCTGGTGTAATTTTACTACCAAGATATCCTTTTGCAATTACTAGTATTTCTGAAGATTCACCAAATAAAAATGCTGATTTAAAATCGAAAGATATTGTTGTTGCCATTAACGGAAATGCAATAAAATATTTTGATGAAGCTCAGGTTGAATTAAATAAGTTTAAAAATCAAGATATTTCAGTTACCATAAAAAGAGAAAACGAAACAAAAGATGTCGCTGTAAAAGTTACCAATGAAGGTAAATTAGGCGTTGGTTTTGGGTTATTACCTTCTAAAGATTTAGAAAGACTTGGCTACTACGATTTAGCGAATATCGAATACACTTTTGCAGAAGCAATTCCTGCAGGATGGAACAAATCTGTAAAAACACTTACAGACTACATCAAACAATTAAAGAAAATATTTAACCCAAGCACAGGTGCTTATAAAGGTTTAGGTGGTTTTATTTCTATAGGAAGTATTTTCCCTTCTGAATGGAGTGCAGAATCTTTCTGGAACATTACAGCCTTCTTATCTATTATGTTAGGTTTTATGAATCTTTTACCAATACCTGCTTTAGATGGAGGTCATGTAGTATTTACCCTTTGGGAAATGATTACAGGTAAAAAACCAGGAGATAAATTTTTAGAATACGCACAAGTAACTGGCTTTATTCTTTTAATAGCCTTACTACTTTTCGCAAACGGAAATGATATCTTTAGGTTGTTTAATTAA
- a CDS encoding SCO family protein has translation MEFKIFKKSIPLLIFFLVFSAISLTVYYHLLKVDNHLKIYNPIDVNPRLVDDSMTHIQNNHTIADFKLINQNGETITNSNYKDKIYVADFFFTRCQTICIAMAYNMGELQEFYKNDDDIMFLSHSVTPVMDSVSVLKEYADRKGVIDGKWNVTTGAKKHIYELARKSYFAVLDEGLGDENDFIHTEQFILVDKERRIRGYYDGTEKEDMEKLKSDIVLLKEEYASE, from the coding sequence ATGGAGTTTAAAATCTTTAAAAAGTCTATTCCACTACTTATCTTTTTTTTGGTGTTTTCTGCAATTTCACTTACGGTTTATTATCATTTATTAAAAGTGGATAATCACCTTAAAATTTACAATCCTATTGATGTAAACCCGAGATTGGTAGATGATAGTATGACGCATATTCAAAACAACCATACCATTGCAGATTTTAAATTGATCAATCAAAACGGAGAAACAATTACAAATAGTAATTATAAAGATAAAATTTACGTAGCAGATTTCTTTTTTACTCGTTGCCAAACAATTTGTATTGCCATGGCTTATAATATGGGAGAGCTTCAAGAGTTTTATAAAAATGATGATGATATTATGTTTTTATCTCATTCTGTTACACCAGTTATGGATAGTGTTTCTGTTTTAAAAGAATATGCCGATAGAAAAGGTGTTATTGACGGTAAATGGAATGTAACTACAGGTGCTAAAAAACATATTTATGAGTTGGCAAGAAAAAGTTATTTTGCAGTTTTAGATGAAGGTCTTGGTGATGAAAATGATTTTATACATACAGAACAATTTATTTTAGTAGATAAAGAGAGACGTATTCGTGGTTATTACGATGGCACAGAGAAAGAAGATATGGAAAAACTTAAAAGTGATATTGTTTTGTTAAAAGAAGAATATGCCTCTGAATAA
- a CDS encoding flotillin family protein, which produces MVLQASQFAGLIGIGIAILFVFILLIAMVKRYKRCPSDRILVVYGKVGGGESAKCIHGGAAFIFPVIQDYQFLDLTPISIEVNLVNALSKQNIRVNVPSRFTIGVSTEPGIMQNAAERLLGLDQDSIQDLAQEIIFGQLRLVVASMDIEEINNDRDKFLTNISQSVETELKKVGLKLINVNITDIVDESGYIEALGKEAAAHAINAARKSVAEKNRDGSIGEANAVQDERTQVAAANAQAVAGENTAKINVANSDSLRRQREAEAERTAIASEKVQTANALKESYAAEQEAEVARAERERSSQLADIIVPAEIDKRKVEIDAEARAENIRRIAKGEADAILFKAQAEAQGLYEVLTKQAQGLDQIVKAAGNDSQNAALLLIADKLPELVKIQAEAIKNIKIDKVTVWENGGGKDGKTSTSNFISGMYKAVPPLQEMFNMAGMELPSYLKGKDIPTELSAEVIEPKDK; this is translated from the coding sequence ATGGTATTACAAGCCAGTCAATTTGCTGGATTAATCGGAATAGGAATTGCAATTCTCTTCGTTTTTATATTGCTAATCGCAATGGTAAAACGATATAAAAGATGTCCGTCAGACAGAATTTTGGTTGTTTATGGAAAAGTAGGTGGTGGAGAATCTGCTAAATGTATTCATGGTGGAGCCGCATTTATCTTTCCTGTAATTCAAGATTATCAATTTTTAGATTTAACACCAATTTCTATAGAAGTAAATTTGGTAAATGCACTTTCTAAACAAAATATTCGTGTTAATGTTCCTTCAAGATTTACAATTGGGGTTTCTACAGAACCAGGAATTATGCAAAATGCTGCAGAAAGGTTATTAGGTTTAGACCAAGATAGCATTCAGGATTTAGCACAAGAAATTATTTTTGGGCAATTACGTTTAGTAGTTGCATCGATGGATATTGAAGAAATTAACAATGACAGAGATAAATTTTTAACTAATATTTCTCAATCTGTAGAAACAGAATTAAAGAAAGTAGGTTTAAAATTAATCAACGTAAATATTACAGATATTGTTGATGAATCTGGTTATATAGAGGCTTTAGGTAAAGAAGCAGCTGCACATGCAATTAACGCAGCAAGAAAATCTGTAGCAGAGAAAAATAGAGATGGTTCTATTGGAGAAGCAAACGCAGTACAAGATGAAAGAACACAAGTTGCAGCAGCAAATGCACAAGCAGTAGCAGGTGAAAATACAGCAAAAATTAATGTTGCAAATTCAGACTCTTTAAGAAGACAAAGAGAGGCAGAGGCAGAACGTACAGCAATTGCATCAGAAAAAGTACAAACAGCAAATGCGTTAAAAGAATCTTATGCAGCAGAGCAAGAGGCAGAGGTTGCCAGAGCAGAAAGAGAACGTTCTTCTCAATTAGCAGATATTATTGTGCCTGCAGAAATTGATAAGCGTAAAGTAGAGATTGATGCAGAAGCAAGAGCAGAAAATATTAGAAGAATTGCAAAAGGAGAAGCAGATGCAATTTTATTTAAAGCACAAGCAGAAGCACAAGGTTTGTATGAGGTTTTAACAAAACAAGCACAAGGTTTAGATCAAATAGTAAAAGCGGCAGGAAACGATTCTCAAAATGCAGCTTTATTATTAATTGCTGATAAATTACCAGAGTTGGTTAAAATACAAGCAGAAGCAATTAAAAATATTAAGATTGATAAAGTTACTGTTTGGGAAAATGGTGGAGGAAAAGATGGTAAAACATCTACTTCTAACTTTATTTCTGGTATGTATAAAGCAGTGCCACCATTACAAGAAATGTTTAATATGGCTGGTATGGAGTTACCAAGTTATTTAAAAGGTAAAGATATCCCTACTGAGTTGTCTGCAGAGGTAATTGAGCCGAAAGATAAGTAG
- a CDS encoding PLP-dependent aminotransferase family protein produces MTDSPVNILFKQLINFDKSIPQPVYIQVAQQIINAIQRGYLSKGTILPGTRVLSQLLKIHRNTAVAIYEELASQDWVEIIPNKGTFVLEPALKTAKIKATSQKINQAYNAAKITGFPFQKSFHLASTIQLTRAQYTINDGKPDLRLHPVHEFSRWYSAAMKRKTLIKKWNRSNESLYSLFETQLCNHLNATRGFHITPNNLISTRSTEMSLYIVSQLLIKQNDIVLVGNLSNYAANMIFQQVGASIKTIPVDKNGLDVDYIRKHFIKNSIRCIYICAHRDYPTTVKLSAERRLALLQLAKEYGFAIIEDDYDYDFQFEGSAMLPMASSDANGMVIYLGKLGQSLFPSFQTGFVIAPENLISEAKNYLQLLDEQGDLIQQQMLSELINEGEIYRLIKKNIVIYKQRRDCLCALLTQYFSEIAKWEIPSGGLAIWLEFQHQISLVKLAEEAEKQDLFIPKTILYQDKNTCAIRFGFGHLEKEEMETIIIKLKDAFNKLPLS; encoded by the coding sequence ATGACAGATAGTCCGGTTAACATATTATTTAAGCAATTAATCAATTTTGATAAATCCATACCTCAACCTGTCTACATACAAGTTGCTCAACAAATAATAAATGCCATACAACGTGGTTATTTATCTAAAGGCACCATTTTACCCGGAACACGTGTTTTAAGTCAACTTTTAAAAATACACAGAAACACGGCAGTTGCAATTTACGAAGAATTAGCATCACAAGACTGGGTAGAAATCATCCCTAATAAAGGTACATTTGTTTTAGAACCTGCATTAAAAACAGCTAAAATAAAAGCTACTTCACAAAAAATAAATCAAGCTTATAATGCTGCAAAAATCACTGGGTTTCCATTTCAGAAATCATTTCATTTAGCTTCTACAATTCAGTTAACAAGAGCCCAATACACTATTAACGACGGAAAACCAGATTTACGTTTGCATCCTGTACATGAATTTTCTAGATGGTATAGCGCTGCAATGAAACGTAAAACATTAATCAAAAAATGGAATAGGTCTAATGAGTCTCTCTATTCTTTATTCGAAACCCAACTTTGTAACCACTTAAACGCTACTAGAGGTTTTCACATAACCCCTAATAACTTAATAAGTACACGTAGTACAGAAATGAGTTTATACATTGTTTCTCAACTATTAATCAAACAAAACGACATTGTTTTAGTTGGCAACTTAAGTAATTATGCTGCAAATATGATTTTTCAGCAAGTTGGCGCAAGTATTAAAACAATTCCGGTAGATAAAAATGGATTAGATGTAGACTACATCAGAAAACATTTTATAAAAAACAGTATTCGATGTATATATATTTGTGCACATAGAGATTATCCTACAACCGTAAAATTAAGTGCAGAACGTCGTTTAGCATTATTACAATTAGCCAAAGAATACGGTTTTGCTATTATAGAAGATGATTACGATTACGATTTTCAGTTCGAAGGTTCTGCCATGTTACCAATGGCAAGTTCAGATGCCAACGGAATGGTGATTTATTTAGGTAAATTAGGTCAATCTTTATTCCCTAGTTTTCAAACAGGATTTGTAATTGCACCAGAAAATTTAATTTCTGAAGCAAAAAATTATCTCCAGTTATTAGATGAACAAGGCGATTTAATTCAGCAACAAATGTTATCCGAATTAATTAATGAGGGTGAAATTTATCGCTTAATTAAAAAAAACATTGTTATCTACAAACAAAGACGCGATTGTTTGTGCGCACTCTTAACTCAGTATTTTTCTGAAATTGCAAAATGGGAAATCCCTTCTGGCGGTTTGGCAATTTGGTTAGAGTTTCAACATCAAATATCATTGGTAAAACTAGCAGAAGAAGCAGAAAAACAAGATTTATTTATACCAAAAACCATTCTGTATCAAGATAAAAATACGTGTGCCATTCGTTTTGGTTTTGGTCATCTAGAAAAAGAAGAAATGGAAACCATTATTATTAAGTTAAAAGATGCTTTTAACAAATTGCCTTTAAGTTAA
- a CDS encoding LexA family protein has protein sequence MNGTKNLTFFTPKASSGNGAVLVDVGISAGFPSPADDFRETRISLDDELIHNKDATFFAKVKGQSMIDAGLDDNDLLVIDRSLEPANNKIAVCFLDGDFTVKRLRVEKNEVWLQPENPNYPIIKITEENDFMIWGIVTSVIKKV, from the coding sequence ATGAACGGAACTAAAAACCTTACTTTTTTTACACCTAAAGCTTCTTCTGGTAATGGAGCTGTTTTGGTAGATGTTGGTATTTCTGCTGGTTTTCCTTCTCCTGCAGATGATTTTAGAGAAACTAGAATTTCTTTAGATGATGAATTAATCCACAACAAAGACGCTACTTTTTTTGCAAAAGTAAAAGGGCAATCTATGATTGATGCTGGTTTAGACGACAACGATTTATTGGTTATTGACAGAAGTTTGGAGCCTGCCAACAACAAAATTGCGGTTTGTTTTTTAGATGGCGATTTTACTGTAAAGCGTTTACGTGTAGAAAAAAACGAAGTTTGGTTACAACCAGAAAACCCTAATTACCCTATTATAAAAATCACAGAAGAGAATGATTTTATGATTTGGGGAATTGTAACAAGTGTGATCAAAAAAGTATAA